Proteins from a genomic interval of Stenotrophomonas sp. WZN-1:
- the nuoK gene encoding NADH-quinone oxidoreductase subunit NuoK — MITLGHILALGAVLFAISLAGIFLNRKNVIVLLMSIELMLLSVNINFVGFSRQLGDPSGQLFVFFILTVAAAEAAIGLAILVTLFRTRRTINVGEVDSLKG; from the coding sequence GTGATTACCCTTGGCCACATCCTTGCGCTGGGCGCGGTGCTGTTCGCCATCAGCCTGGCCGGCATCTTCCTCAACCGGAAGAACGTCATCGTCCTGCTGATGTCGATCGAACTGATGCTGCTGTCGGTGAACATCAATTTCGTCGGCTTCTCGCGTCAGCTGGGCGATCCGTCCGGCCAGCTGTTCGTGTTCTTCATCCTGACCGTCGCCGCCGCGGAAGCCGCCATCGGCCTGGCGATCCTGGTGACCCTGTTCCGTACCCGCCGCACGATCAATGTCGGCGAAGTCGATTCGTTGAAGGGCTGA
- the nuoL gene encoding NADH-quinone oxidoreductase subunit L: MEITLSKSLLIAVVLAPLFGSIIAGLFGRQVKRFGAQTITILGVAVACGLSMYTLYQLLWGGAQPFNQNIYTFFEVGQYSAHVGFMVDKLTAMMMVVVTFVSLLVHIYTIGYMQDDPGYQRFFSYISLFTFSMLTLVMSNNFLQLFFGWEAVGLVSYLLIGFWFKRPTAIFANMKAFLVNRVGDFGFLLGIAGVLWVFGTLDYSQVFSQAGMLADPRAQLQIWDGTILGMQLLNEPVIWSIATVICICLFIGAMGKSAQVPLHVWLPDSMEGPTPISALIHAATMVTAGIFMVTRMSPLFELSQTALNFVLFIGATTAFFTGLIGIVQNDIKRVVAYSTLSQLGYMTVALGVSAYSAAVFHLMTHAFFKALLFLGAGSVIIAMHHEQDMRKMGGLRKYMPITFVTMWIGTLALVGTPFFSGFYSKDTIIEAAELHAHLSNNWVATYGYWAVLGGVIVTSFYSFRLLFLTFHGKERFRDAHDDHGHDDHHAADAHHGDAHHDDHGHGHGPHEPHETPWVVTLPLILLAIPSIAIGFFSIGPMLYGTDWAGNHAHDAIKGQAHTFFTGVVDFYDPAKNTIGFLGEEFHGPVAFALHGMMAPAFMLTVAGFLLAALFYLWKPDLSGKARKTFAPLVSVLENKYGFDKLWIDGFAGGSVKLGKVSRWIDSNIVDGVVNLSARVVDVAAGVLRRTQSGFLYHYAFAMIIGLIALLGVLMHYLR, encoded by the coding sequence ATGGAAATCACTCTCTCCAAGAGTCTGTTGATCGCAGTGGTGCTTGCACCGCTGTTCGGCAGCATCATCGCCGGCCTGTTCGGTCGCCAGGTCAAGCGCTTCGGCGCGCAGACCATCACCATCCTCGGCGTCGCGGTTGCCTGCGGCCTGTCGATGTACACGCTCTACCAGCTGCTGTGGGGCGGGGCGCAGCCGTTCAACCAGAACATCTACACGTTCTTCGAAGTCGGCCAGTACTCGGCCCACGTCGGTTTCATGGTCGACAAGCTGACCGCGATGATGATGGTGGTGGTGACCTTCGTGTCGCTGCTGGTCCACATCTACACGATCGGCTACATGCAGGACGATCCGGGCTACCAGCGGTTCTTCAGCTATATCTCGCTGTTCACCTTCTCGATGCTCACCCTGGTGATGAGCAACAACTTCCTGCAGCTGTTCTTCGGCTGGGAGGCGGTGGGCCTGGTGTCGTACCTGCTGATCGGCTTCTGGTTCAAGCGCCCGACCGCGATCTTCGCCAACATGAAGGCGTTCCTGGTCAACCGCGTCGGTGACTTCGGCTTCCTGCTGGGCATCGCCGGCGTGCTGTGGGTGTTCGGCACCCTGGACTACTCGCAGGTGTTCTCGCAGGCCGGCATGCTTGCCGACCCGCGCGCCCAGCTGCAGATCTGGGACGGCACCATCCTGGGCATGCAGCTGCTGAACGAGCCGGTGATCTGGTCGATCGCAACCGTCATCTGCATCTGCCTGTTCATCGGTGCCATGGGCAAGTCGGCCCAGGTTCCGCTGCACGTGTGGCTGCCGGACTCGATGGAAGGCCCGACCCCGATCTCGGCACTGATCCACGCCGCGACGATGGTGACCGCAGGTATCTTCATGGTCACCCGCATGTCGCCGCTGTTCGAGCTGTCGCAGACCGCGCTGAACTTCGTGCTGTTCATCGGTGCCACCACCGCGTTCTTCACCGGCCTGATCGGCATCGTGCAGAACGACATCAAGCGCGTCGTTGCGTACTCCACGCTGTCGCAGCTGGGCTACATGACCGTCGCCCTGGGCGTGTCGGCCTATTCGGCCGCCGTGTTCCACCTGATGACCCACGCCTTCTTCAAGGCGCTGCTGTTCCTGGGTGCCGGCTCGGTCATCATCGCGATGCACCACGAGCAGGACATGCGCAAGATGGGCGGCCTGCGCAAGTACATGCCGATCACCTTCGTCACCATGTGGATCGGTACCCTGGCACTGGTCGGTACACCGTTCTTCTCCGGCTTCTACTCGAAGGACACCATCATCGAGGCGGCCGAGCTGCACGCGCACCTGTCCAACAACTGGGTGGCCACGTACGGCTACTGGGCGGTGCTGGGTGGCGTGATCGTCACCAGCTTCTACAGCTTCCGCCTGCTGTTCCTGACCTTCCACGGCAAGGAGCGCTTCCGCGACGCGCATGACGATCATGGTCATGACGATCACCATGCCGCCGACGCTCACCACGGCGATGCGCATCACGACGACCACGGCCATGGCCACGGTCCGCATGAGCCGCACGAAACCCCGTGGGTGGTGACCCTGCCGCTGATCCTGCTGGCCATTCCGTCAATCGCCATCGGTTTCTTCAGCATCGGTCCGATGCTGTACGGCACCGACTGGGCCGGCAACCATGCGCACGATGCCATCAAGGGCCAGGCGCATACGTTCTTCACCGGCGTCGTGGACTTCTACGATCCGGCCAAGAACACCATCGGCTTCCTGGGTGAAGAGTTCCACGGCCCGGTCGCCTTCGCGCTGCACGGCATGATGGCTCCGGCGTTCATGCTGACCGTTGCGGGCTTCCTGCTGGCCGCACTGTTCTACCTGTGGAAGCCGGACCTGTCGGGCAAGGCTCGCAAGACCTTCGCCCCGCTGGTGTCGGTGCTGGAAAACAAGTACGGCTTCGACAAGCTGTGGATCGATGGCTTTGCCGGTGGCAGCGTCAAGCTGGGCAAGGTCTCGCGCTGGATCGACAGCAACATCGTCGACGGCGTGGTCAATCTCTCGGCACGTGTTGTGGACGTCGCAGCCGGCGTGCTGCGTCGTACCCAATCCGGTTTCCTCTATCACTACGCCTTCGCGATGATCATCGGCCTGATTGCCCTGCTGGGCGTGCTGATGCATTACCTGCGTTGA
- the nuoH gene encoding NADH-quinone oxidoreductase subunit NuoH, producing MNELLLNAVDPLHQWLLGLGDIGALIWIILKILVITVPVIISVAFYVVWERKLIGWMHVRHGPMYVGMGIFQAFADVFKLLFKEVVQPSSANKAIYLLAPLITLAPAFAAWSVVPFDSQIVLSNANAGLLYLLAMTSLGIYGIILAGWASNSKYAFLGAMRASAQMISYEIAMGFALVGVMIASGSLNLSNIVMAQAGSSGFFDWFLLPLFPLFVIYWVSGVAETNRAPFDVVEGESEIVAGHMVEYSGGAFALFFLAEYANMILISFLISIFFLGGWLSPIQGWVNFGDVSPLVDWIWKGGAPWLFVKVFFFASAYIWFRASFPRFRYDQIMRLGWKVFIPLAILWIAVTAVMVFFGVIQKGV from the coding sequence ATGAACGAATTGCTGTTGAACGCGGTCGACCCGCTGCACCAGTGGCTGCTTGGCCTTGGTGACATCGGCGCGCTGATCTGGATCATCCTGAAGATCCTGGTGATCACCGTTCCGGTGATCATCTCGGTGGCCTTCTACGTGGTCTGGGAACGCAAGCTGATCGGCTGGATGCACGTCCGCCACGGCCCGATGTACGTGGGCATGGGCATCTTCCAGGCCTTCGCCGACGTCTTCAAGCTGCTGTTCAAGGAAGTGGTCCAGCCGAGCAGCGCCAACAAGGCGATCTACCTGCTGGCACCGCTGATCACCCTGGCTCCGGCCTTCGCGGCCTGGTCGGTGGTCCCCTTCGATTCGCAGATCGTGCTGTCCAACGCCAACGCCGGCCTGCTGTACCTGCTGGCGATGACCTCGCTGGGCATCTACGGCATCATCCTGGCCGGTTGGGCATCCAATTCGAAGTATGCGTTCCTGGGTGCGATGCGCGCCTCGGCGCAGATGATCAGCTACGAAATCGCCATGGGCTTCGCCCTGGTCGGCGTGATGATTGCGTCGGGCAGCCTGAACCTGAGCAACATCGTGATGGCGCAGGCCGGCAGCTCCGGCTTCTTCGACTGGTTCCTGCTGCCGCTGTTCCCTCTGTTCGTCATCTACTGGGTGTCGGGTGTGGCGGAAACCAACCGCGCGCCGTTCGACGTGGTGGAAGGCGAGTCGGAAATCGTGGCTGGCCACATGGTCGAGTACTCGGGCGGTGCGTTCGCGCTGTTCTTCCTGGCCGAGTACGCCAACATGATCCTGATCAGCTTCCTGATCTCGATCTTCTTCCTTGGCGGCTGGCTGAGCCCGATCCAGGGCTGGGTCAACTTCGGCGACGTCTCGCCGCTGGTCGACTGGATCTGGAAGGGCGGTGCACCGTGGCTGTTCGTCAAGGTGTTCTTCTTCGCCAGTGCCTACATCTGGTTCCGTGCCAGCTTCCCGCGCTTCCGCTATGACCAGATCATGCGCCTGGGCTGGAAGGTCTTCATCCCGCTGGCCATTCTGTGGATCGCGGTTACCGCCGTCATGGTGTTCTTCGGCGTGATTCAAAAGGGCGTCTAA
- the nuoI gene encoding NADH-quinone oxidoreductase subunit NuoI: MNRITHYFKSLLLLELLGGLWLTLKYSFKPKYTMMYPMEKFPQSPRFRGLHALRRYPNGEERCIACKLCEAVCPALAITIDSAKREDGTRRTTRYDIDLFKCIFCGFCEESCPVDSIVETHILEYHFENRGENIVTKPQLLALGDRLESEIAERRAADAAYR; encoded by the coding sequence ATGAACAGGATTACCCATTACTTCAAGAGCCTGCTGCTGCTCGAACTGCTGGGCGGCCTCTGGCTGACGCTGAAGTACAGCTTCAAGCCCAAGTACACGATGATGTACCCGATGGAGAAGTTCCCGCAGTCGCCGCGCTTCCGTGGCCTGCACGCCCTGCGCCGTTACCCCAACGGTGAAGAGCGCTGCATCGCCTGCAAGCTGTGCGAAGCGGTGTGCCCTGCATTGGCCATCACCATCGACTCGGCCAAGCGCGAAGACGGCACCCGCCGTACCACGCGCTATGACATCGATCTGTTCAAGTGCATCTTCTGCGGCTTCTGCGAAGAAAGCTGCCCGGTGGACTCGATCGTCGAAACCCACATCCTCGAGTACCACTTCGAGAATCGTGGCGAAAACATCGTTACCAAGCCGCAGCTGCTGGCCCTGGGCGACCGTCTCGAGTCCGAGATCGCCGAGCGTCGCGCCGCCGATGCCGCTTACCGCTGA
- a CDS encoding NADH-quinone oxidoreductase subunit J: MDWVNIAFWVFAIAATVSAGAVISVRNPVHAVLCLVLTFFSIACVWLLVGAEFLGVALVLVYVGAVMVLFLFVVMMLDIDPTKLREGWVRYLPVGLIVAVAMLVQMLILIGVKGRAVNPFPADNAAAVAADSSNVTWLARTLFTEYLLPFEFAAVILTVAVVAAVMLTLRRRTGVKSQNPGEQTMVKAGQRLRMVKMGAEAPVVHSNSKPAAGEETQP, from the coding sequence ATGGATTGGGTAAATATCGCTTTCTGGGTGTTCGCCATCGCGGCAACGGTTTCGGCCGGTGCGGTGATCAGCGTGCGCAACCCGGTTCACGCCGTGCTCTGCCTGGTGCTGACCTTCTTCTCCATCGCCTGCGTGTGGCTGCTGGTCGGCGCCGAGTTCCTCGGCGTGGCGCTGGTGCTGGTCTATGTCGGTGCGGTGATGGTGCTGTTCCTGTTCGTGGTGATGATGCTGGACATCGATCCCACCAAGCTGCGTGAGGGCTGGGTCCGCTACCTGCCGGTCGGTCTTATTGTTGCCGTGGCGATGCTGGTGCAGATGCTGATCCTGATCGGCGTGAAGGGCAGGGCGGTCAACCCGTTCCCGGCCGACAACGCCGCCGCAGTCGCTGCCGACAGCTCCAACGTCACCTGGCTGGCGCGTACGCTGTTCACCGAGTACCTGCTGCCGTTCGAGTTCGCCGCGGTCATCCTGACCGTGGCCGTGGTTGCCGCCGTGATGCTGACCCTGCGCCGCCGTACCGGCGTGAAGAGCCAGAACCCGGGTGAGCAGACCATGGTCAAGGCCGGTCAGCGCCTGCGCATGGTCAAGATGGGCGCCGAAGCGCCGGTCGTGCACAGCAACAGCAAGCCGGCCGCCGGCGAGGAGACCCAGCCGTGA